CGACACGGCAGGTCCGGAATTCATGAGACCTTGGCTGATCGTCCTTCCCGGGTGGGCTTGGAAGGCGGGTGTTCTCACTTGGACTGTCTGGCTGGTCTCGGTCGGTGCCAGGATTGTTGTTCGATGCATCTCCCTCGCGAAAAGGGAATCGTCCACGATCCGTTGATGGGATTCGGTGCGGTTGCCGGACCGGACAGCTTGGCCCACCTTGACCAAACCGGCCCCCAAAAGCCATTGTTCAACGCATGTGCGGGCGGATGTTGGTCAGGGTCAGCGGGAAGGTCTACTTCCACCAGTTCTCCAGCCAGGAGGACGGCTGGGAATACGTGGTGGCGCCCGACCAATACCAAAGCCTTCCCGAAGAAGACGAGCCTCGCGAGGTGGCTCCCACCGATCGCGTTTTGATCCATCGGGTCGTGGGCGGCCGGATCGTGCCCGACTGGGGATTCTGGACGTTGGTTCCCCCGTGGATCGAATCTCGCTGCGCCTTGGCGACCACCCTTGCCGGCAGGGATCGATTGGTTCCGCCGGCGCGGACCCACTTCAATTCGCGCCAAGACACCCTGACGGGCTCTGTGGGGTGGAGGCGTCTCCTGCAAGGCAATCGCTGCGTCCTGTTCGCGGACGCCTTCTTCGAATGGTCCGACACGGAACTTCTGGTTGGGCGTACCAAGCAGGTGGGTCGGTTTTCCTTGGCCAGCGGCGACCCGATGGCCTTCGCGGGGATCTTCTCGCCGGTGCGGATCGGAGATCGGCAATGTATGACGGTTTCTGTCGTAACCACTTCCCCCAATTCCGGTTTGGAAAGCCTGCCCCACCACCGGATGCCTGCCATTTTGCGCGGCGACGACCTCCGCCGTTGGATGGATCCCGCGTCCGCCCACCCCGAGCATTCCCTGCACTCGACTTCGGATGATGCGATGGAGTCGCGTATCTTGCCCGCCAAGCGGTACCGGGAGTTGTTGATCAAGGAGGTCTGAGGCGCGGTTCCTCCATTCCCGATCCGGATCGAATCGCTAGATTTTCCGCAACCGATTCAATTCCTTCCTCCCAGGGAGCCCGAATGCACTCCTCGTTCAAATTCCTGGTCGTTCTCGCCGCCGCCACGAGCGGACTTCTCCATGCCCAACCGGCCGTGTTCCTGCGTGGCGATTCCGTGGTGTTCGCCAACAACGATGGGGTTTATCAATCCGCCAAACAGGATTCCGTGTACACTCCCTGGAAAGGCTCGGATGCGGTGACGGGGCTCTGCGGATCTCTCCATTGGGCCGATGCCCCAGGGGGACGGCTGTACGCCTGGGGGGACGCCGGAATCTGTCTGGTGGGACCTCAAGGAACGCGGAAGATCCTGACCTTCGCCAGCGGCGCCACGAAGACTCCGAAACGATTCGCGATCGATCCCAAGGGAAGGATCGCGGTGCAGTTCTTTTCCGGCGATTGGTTGACCGCTCAGGACGACGAAGGAAATTTCCAGGCGGGCCCTCCGGATACCTTTGTTCGGGAGGGGGCCGTGCAGACGATGCTGGATGGCTCCCTCTGGAGGACTTCGGGAGGATTCCTCTTGCACCAGAAGGGCCCAGGGCGGCTGGACAGTTTCCCGCTTCCCTCGCCGACCTTCGACGTGTTCGGATTGGCGACGGATGCCAGCGGATGGATCCTCGCCACGGACTGGATCGATCTCTACAGGATCCGCAAGGGGGAATGCGTCCGGATCCCCCTTCCCGGAGTCCAGGATCCCACTCTGCGGAAATTGTTGACGGATTCTGCCGGGCATGCCTGGGTCCTTGCGGGAACGGCTCTGTTCCGGTTTCAGGACTCGTCGCTGGTGTTGGTCGACTTGCCGAGGAGACACAAGGACCGCTTCCAGTCGTTTGCCATCGACGGCGCGGGCGTTCCGTGGGTGGCGACCCTGGCGGGCGACCTCCTCCATCACGTGGGGGATGGGTTGGAAGGTCGGCGGGTGAACTTCCGCAAGCCCACCGACACGAAGGTCAAGCTCTGGACGAATGCCTGGATTCCCGAATTTTTGGGATCGGTCCTGGTGCGCATCCCCGGGCCGCACAAGAGGTTGTGGGCGGTCTACGGGGACCGGATCCTGCAGTGGGAGGCGGATTCCCTGAAGGTCCTGGACACGCCATTCGGAGGGGACACGACCGGCAATCAGGCCGTTGGCGTGATGGCCCTGTCAGAAACCGACATCACGGTCCAAACGGACGACCTCATGCAGTGGCGGTGGAACGGAACGGGCTGGAAGTTGGAAACGCCCGCTTCCACCTTCCTCGGTTCGGGGGTGGTGGACGATGCCGGAGATTCGTGGATGGGCACGTGGGATGGCTTTCTGTGGAAGGGCGTGGGTGGCGCCTGGGTGAAGGTGGATCCCAAGGAAACATCGAACAGCTTCCGATCGGGCGTGTACGACGCGGTGAAGGGGCCTGTCGGCGACCTGTACTTCGCCACCGATTCCGGGATCGTCTCCAGGAAGTCGGGGACG
This DNA window, taken from Fibrobacterota bacterium, encodes the following:
- a CDS encoding SOS response-associated peptidase family protein produces the protein MLVRVSGKVYFHQFSSQEDGWEYVVAPDQYQSLPEEDEPREVAPTDRVLIHRVVGGRIVPDWGFWTLVPPWIESRCALATTLAGRDRLVPPARTHFNSRQDTLTGSVGWRRLLQGNRCVLFADAFFEWSDTELLVGRTKQVGRFSLASGDPMAFAGIFSPVRIGDRQCMTVSVVTTSPNSGLESLPHHRMPAILRGDDLRRWMDPASAHPEHSLHSTSDDAMESRILPAKRYRELLIKEV